A genome region from Vulpes lagopus strain Blue_001 chromosome 7, ASM1834538v1, whole genome shotgun sequence includes the following:
- the LOC121494534 gene encoding BRCA2 and CDKN1A-interacting protein-like, which yields MATGLDSVALGLLRGTAPVLSPFGGRQDGIQAVRAEEEEEDGVEEEDEEEEDSDEDEDEDDESVDEEVNVEFEAYSISDKDHDGIKKLLQQLFLKAPVSTAELSDLLIQQNHTGSVTKQTDVSEDSDDDVDEDEIFGFVSLLNLTERKGTQCAEQIKELILSPCEKNCGKSLVKKKKKKSLVEQLDTPLNDNSKPVGFLLSERFMNVPPQIALPMRQQLQKELAEAHKTNKPCGKCHFYLLISKTFVEAGKNSKRKGSNQEEKEELMFANAEEGFFYEKAILKFSYSVQEESDTRPGGRWPFDDVPMKPLRTVMLIPGDRMNEIMDRLKEHLSV from the exons ATGGCCACTGGATTAGACAGCGTGGCTCTGGGCTTGCTCCGAGGCACAGCCCCTGTGCTGTCACCCTTTG GAGGCCGGCAGGATGGCATCCAGGCCGTGCGCGccgaggaggaagaggaagacggAGTGGAAGAGGAGGACGAAGAGGAGGAAGACAGCGACGAAGACGAGGATGAAGACGACGAGAGCGTCGACGAGGAAGTGAATGTTGAATTTGAAGCTTATTCCATCTCCGACAAGGATCATGACGGAATTAAGAAGTTATTGCAACAGCTTTTCCTAAAGGCTCCTGTGAGTACTGCAGAACTAAGTGATCTCTTAATTCAACAAAACCATACTGGGAGTGTGACAAAGCAGACGGATGTTTCAGAAGACAGCGATGACGATGTGGATGAAGATGAGATTTTTGGGTTCGTAAGTCTTTTAAATTTAACTGAAAGAAAGGGAACCCAGTGTGCTGAACAAATTAAAGAGCTGATCCTGAGCCCCTGTGAGAAGAACTGTGGAAAGagtttggtgaaaaaaaaaaaaaaaaagagtttggtgGAACAGCTGGATACACCTTTAAACGACAACTCCAAGCCTGTGGGCTTTCTCCTCAGCGAGAGGTTCATGAACGTCCCTCCTCAGATTGCGCTGCCCATGCGCCAGCAGCTCCAGAAAGAACTAGCAGAGGCACACAAAACTAACAAGCCGTGTGGGAAGTGTCACTTCTACCTTCTGATTAGCAAGACGTTTGTGGAAGCTGGAAAAAATTCCAAAAGGAAAGGGAGCaaccaagaagagaaagaggagttAATGTTTGCAAATGCAGAGGAAGGATTTTTCTATGAGAAGGCCATCCTGAAGTTCAGCTACTCGGTGCAGGAAGAGAGCGACACTCGTCCGGGAGGCAGGTGGCCCTTTGATGACGTCCCCATGAAGCCCTTGCGAACCGTGATGTTGATTCCAGGTGACCGGATGAACGAAATCATGGACAGACTGAAAGAGCACCTCTCCGTGTGA